From one Nonomuraea polychroma genomic stretch:
- a CDS encoding YbaB/EbfC family nucleoid-associated protein, with the protein MNSSHFHPDDLDRVLQESESSIRALAGALHELGAVTGEGESLSGVVRARVDANGWLDDLRLSARASRMELDELTAEIVQAVRAAQDDQARKALELMPQQSFPGMSFDEVSRQFQELQDDFSRQMSERLDGLETIRRRVDSGDH; encoded by the coding sequence ATGAACTCCAGCCACTTCCACCCCGACGATCTCGACCGCGTCCTGCAGGAGAGTGAAAGCTCGATCCGCGCGCTGGCCGGCGCCCTGCACGAGCTGGGCGCAGTCACCGGAGAGGGCGAGAGTCTCAGCGGCGTGGTCCGTGCCCGGGTGGATGCCAACGGTTGGCTCGATGACCTGCGGCTGAGCGCGAGGGCCTCCAGGATGGAGCTGGACGAACTGACCGCGGAGATCGTCCAGGCGGTCCGCGCCGCCCAGGACGACCAGGCGCGCAAGGCCTTGGAGCTGATGCCCCAGCAGTCCTTCCCCGGCATGTCCTTCGATGAGGTCAGCCGCCAGTTCCAGGAACTCCAGGATGACTTCTCCCGGCAGATGAGCGAGCGGCTCGACGGCCTGGAGACCATCCGCCGCCGCGTTGATTCCGGCGACCACTAG
- the eccCa gene encoding type VII secretion protein EccCa produces the protein MSIVVVRRPERRPSPQPPRGEILLESPPEIPEVQPAGLGGVLMYVPMLAGGAAMGLMFTAGGHSSPIMYVASGLFAVSMLGMTAGQFGRNASERKNRLNGLRRDYFRYLSQIRKRVRKAAVQQREALEWSGPAPDTLWWVAMGPRLWERRPRDDDFGTVRLGTGVQKLAVQLIPPDSKPIEDLDALTAGALRRFVRAHSTVAGLPVAVALNSFARIHLSGDPRAVRGLVRAMIAQLATFHSPDDMRILVCASKEWMPHWDWVKWLPHALHPEEVDAAGQVRLMGENLGQLDQLVGDELKERARFRPGTSTDALPYHVVIVDGGHVPHDSQLGTDAIQGVTVIDLSDATGPVEEASTLRLDIRPDGFHMVKIDHAGKRSTTRLGDPDSLDYPRAEGLARQLAPLRASAGSGGESQDLLSTNTTLTDLLGVGDPARLQPAVTWQPRAGRNRFRVPIGLGGDGRVVELDIKESAQGGMGPHGLVIGATGSGKSELLRTLVLGLAITHSSEILNFVLVDFKGGATFLGLDTLSHVSAVITNLEDELPLVDRMHDALHGEMVRRQELLRAAGNYASLRDYERAREQGADLRPMPTLFIVLDEFSELLAAKPEFIDLFVMIGRLGRSLGVHLLLASQRLEEGRLRGLDTHLSYRIGLRTFSAMESRVVLGVADAYELPSAPGNGYLKYDTSGMTRFKAAYVSGAHHEDPAQAVAADGQAPLREIVEYGPAFMPLPEITTPVQTTPQEDDEPASRNQRSLLDVVVGRLAGHGPAAHRIWLPPLSEPPTLAHLMPPLSVTQEHGLTTAGWAGRGKLHAVIGIIDKPFEQRRDPFWLDVSGAAGHVGVAGGTQSGKSTVVRTLIASMALMHTPREVQFYCLDFGGGALASLEGLPHVGGVATRLDAERVRRTVAEVGAILEQRERDFGEHGIESIVTYRRLLEEGAIEGDGWGDVFLVVDGWLTLRQDFDSLEPTITDIAARGLGYGIHLVAATNKWSEFRPSIRDLLGTKIELKLGDAYESEVSRKKALAVPEGAPGRGLTKDGFHFLSALPRIDGVQNATDLAAGARGLVQAVRDSWHGPVAPPVRLLPPVLSVSALPDDPDRIPIGIDEASLSPVALDFDADPHFVVFGENESGKSNLLRLIAEGLVRRKQPSEAMMIVIDYRRSLLDSAATEHRIGYAASSAAATELINDARGALLSRLPPANLTPEQLRDRSWWQGSDLYIFVDDYDLVATSSNPLLPLVELLPQARDIGLHLVLARQMGGAGRAMFDPVIQRMKDMATPALLMSGSKDEGFLFGNVRPQTLPQGRGHLVDRRFGARLMQTAYLDTGPSGGERGGS, from the coding sequence GTGAGCATTGTTGTCGTCCGGCGTCCTGAGCGCCGTCCGAGCCCCCAGCCACCGCGCGGGGAGATCCTGCTGGAGTCTCCGCCGGAGATTCCCGAGGTCCAGCCGGCCGGGCTCGGCGGCGTCCTCATGTACGTCCCGATGCTGGCCGGTGGGGCGGCCATGGGGCTGATGTTCACCGCGGGCGGCCACTCCAGCCCGATCATGTACGTGGCCAGCGGACTGTTCGCCGTCTCGATGCTGGGCATGACCGCCGGCCAGTTCGGCCGCAACGCCAGCGAGCGCAAGAACCGGCTCAACGGCCTGCGCCGGGACTACTTCCGTTACCTCTCCCAGATCCGCAAGAGGGTCCGCAAGGCTGCCGTCCAGCAACGCGAGGCCCTCGAGTGGAGCGGCCCGGCCCCCGACACCCTGTGGTGGGTGGCCATGGGGCCGCGCCTGTGGGAGCGCAGGCCCCGCGACGACGACTTCGGCACCGTACGCCTGGGCACGGGCGTGCAGAAGCTCGCCGTGCAGCTCATCCCGCCCGACTCCAAGCCGATCGAGGACCTCGACGCGTTGACGGCGGGCGCGCTGCGCAGGTTCGTCAGGGCCCACTCCACCGTGGCCGGGCTGCCGGTCGCGGTCGCGCTCAACTCCTTCGCCCGCATCCACCTCAGCGGCGACCCGCGTGCCGTCCGCGGCCTCGTCCGGGCGATGATCGCCCAGCTGGCCACCTTCCACTCCCCCGACGACATGCGCATCCTCGTGTGCGCGAGCAAGGAGTGGATGCCGCACTGGGACTGGGTGAAATGGCTGCCGCACGCGCTGCACCCCGAGGAGGTGGACGCGGCCGGCCAGGTGCGGCTGATGGGCGAGAACCTGGGGCAGCTCGACCAGCTCGTGGGCGACGAGCTGAAGGAACGGGCCAGGTTCCGGCCGGGCACCTCGACGGACGCGTTGCCGTACCACGTGGTGATCGTGGACGGCGGGCACGTGCCGCACGACTCCCAGCTCGGCACCGACGCCATCCAGGGCGTCACGGTGATCGACCTGTCGGACGCGACCGGGCCGGTCGAGGAGGCCAGCACGCTGCGGCTGGACATCCGGCCCGACGGCTTCCACATGGTGAAGATCGACCACGCCGGCAAACGCTCCACGACCCGGCTGGGCGACCCCGACTCGCTGGACTACCCCCGCGCCGAGGGGCTGGCCAGGCAGCTCGCGCCGCTGCGGGCCTCGGCAGGCTCGGGCGGCGAGTCGCAGGACCTGCTGAGCACCAACACCACGCTGACCGACCTGCTCGGCGTCGGCGACCCCGCCAGGCTCCAGCCCGCGGTCACCTGGCAGCCGAGGGCCGGCCGCAACAGGTTCCGCGTGCCGATCGGCCTGGGCGGCGACGGCAGGGTGGTCGAGCTGGACATCAAGGAGTCGGCACAGGGCGGCATGGGCCCGCACGGGCTGGTCATCGGCGCGACCGGCTCGGGCAAGTCGGAGCTGCTGCGCACGCTCGTCCTCGGGCTCGCGATCACGCACTCGTCCGAGATCCTCAACTTCGTCCTGGTCGACTTCAAAGGTGGCGCGACGTTCCTCGGCCTGGACACGCTGTCGCACGTCTCCGCCGTGATCACCAACCTGGAGGACGAGCTCCCCCTGGTCGACCGCATGCACGACGCGCTGCACGGCGAGATGGTGCGCAGGCAGGAGCTGCTGCGCGCGGCCGGCAACTACGCCTCGCTGCGCGACTACGAGCGGGCTCGCGAGCAGGGCGCGGACCTGCGGCCGATGCCGACGTTGTTCATCGTGCTGGACGAGTTCAGCGAGCTGCTGGCGGCCAAGCCGGAGTTCATCGACCTGTTCGTGATGATCGGCCGGCTGGGCCGCTCGCTCGGCGTGCACCTGCTGCTGGCCTCGCAGCGGCTGGAGGAGGGGCGGCTGCGCGGTCTGGACACGCACCTGTCGTACCGGATCGGCCTGCGGACGTTCTCCGCCATGGAGAGCCGGGTGGTGCTGGGCGTGGCGGACGCGTACGAGCTGCCGTCCGCGCCGGGCAACGGCTACCTGAAGTACGACACGAGCGGCATGACCAGGTTCAAGGCCGCCTACGTCTCCGGCGCCCACCACGAGGACCCGGCCCAGGCCGTCGCCGCGGACGGTCAGGCGCCGCTGCGCGAGATCGTCGAGTACGGGCCCGCGTTCATGCCGCTGCCCGAGATCACCACGCCCGTCCAGACCACACCGCAGGAGGATGACGAGCCCGCGAGCCGCAACCAGCGCAGCCTGCTCGACGTCGTGGTCGGCCGGCTGGCCGGGCACGGGCCGGCGGCCCACCGCATCTGGCTGCCGCCGCTGTCCGAGCCGCCCACCCTCGCCCACCTCATGCCGCCGCTGTCCGTCACGCAAGAGCACGGCCTGACCACTGCGGGCTGGGCCGGGCGGGGCAAGCTGCACGCCGTCATCGGCATCATCGACAAGCCCTTCGAGCAGCGGCGCGACCCGTTCTGGCTGGACGTGTCCGGCGCCGCGGGCCACGTGGGCGTGGCCGGCGGCACGCAGAGCGGCAAGAGCACCGTGGTGCGAACGCTGATCGCGAGCATGGCGCTCATGCACACGCCGCGCGAGGTGCAGTTCTACTGCCTGGACTTCGGCGGCGGCGCGCTGGCCTCGTTGGAGGGGCTGCCGCACGTGGGCGGTGTGGCCACCAGGCTCGACGCCGAGCGCGTGCGCCGCACGGTGGCCGAGGTCGGCGCGATCCTGGAGCAGCGCGAACGGGACTTCGGCGAGCACGGCATCGAGTCGATCGTGACGTACCGGCGGCTGCTCGAGGAGGGCGCCATCGAGGGCGACGGCTGGGGCGACGTGTTCCTGGTCGTGGACGGGTGGCTGACGCTCCGGCAGGATTTCGACTCGCTGGAGCCGACGATCACCGACATCGCGGCACGCGGGCTCGGCTACGGCATCCACCTCGTCGCCGCGACCAACAAGTGGTCGGAGTTCCGGCCCAGCATCCGCGACCTGCTCGGCACCAAGATCGAGCTCAAGCTCGGCGACGCGTACGAGTCCGAGGTCAGCAGGAAGAAGGCCCTCGCTGTCCCCGAGGGCGCTCCCGGGCGCGGGCTGACCAAGGACGGCTTCCACTTCCTGTCCGCGCTGCCCAGGATCGACGGCGTGCAGAACGCGACGGATCTCGCGGCCGGGGCGCGCGGGCTGGTGCAGGCCGTCCGCGACTCCTGGCACGGCCCGGTGGCGCCCCCGGTCCGGCTGCTCCCGCCGGTGTTGTCCGTCTCGGCGCTGCCCGACGACCCGGACCGCATCCCGATCGGCATCGACGAGGCCTCCCTGTCTCCCGTGGCGCTGGACTTCGACGCCGACCCCCACTTCGTGGTGTTCGGCGAGAACGAGAGCGGCAAGTCGAACCTGCTGCGCCTCATCGCCGAGGGGCTGGTACGCAGGAAGCAGCCGAGTGAAGCCATGATGATCGTGATCGACTACCGCAGGTCGCTGCTGGACTCGGCGGCCACCGAGCACCGCATCGGCTACGCGGCCTCCAGCGCGGCCGCCACCGAGCTGATCAACGACGCCAGGGGCGCCCTGCTGAGCCGCCTGCCGCCGGCGAACCTGACACCCGAGCAACTCCGCGACCGCAGCTGGTGGCAGGGCTCGGACCTGTACATCTTCGTCGACGACTACGACCTGGTCGCGACCTCGTCCAACCCGCTGCTGCCGCTGGTCGAGCTGCTGCCGCAGGCCCGCGACATCGGCCTGCACCTGGTGCTGGCCCGCCAGATGGGCGGCGCAGGCCGCGCCATGTTCGACCCGGTGATCCAGCGCATGAAGGACATGGCGACCCCGGCGCTGCTCATGTCCGGCAGCAAGGACGAAGGTTTCCTCTTCGGCAACGTGCGCCCCCAGACGCTGCCACAGGGGCGCGGTCACCTCGTGGACAGGCGGTTCGGCGCGCGCCTGATGCAGACCGCGTACCTGGACACCGGACCGTCAGGAGGCGAACGTGGCGGATCTTGA
- the eccD gene encoding type VII secretion integral membrane protein EccD, with amino-acid sequence MTSLAHPPMQPMPPVPPVPHGAPGRAPLAPLCHVTIVAPRRRVDLALPADIPLPHVLPGLLRAVGEASGDAAGAPGWVLQRLGGQPFDLGQTLSSLGVLDGELLYLRPREFTLPPALYDDVADVVATGVKQSTGKWESRHTKAMGTGASAVLLALGAPALVLSGSAPLGVTVVAGMLALLLLGVSAALSRAVGDSSAGALIGYAALPYAFLAGLYGLVSGSTLAGIGAPHLLAALTCTALVATVGGTLVADGVAGFLGTAIATVAGAVAAAVVMVFGVPAVGVAAMTVTILISLSPLIPSLSFRIARVPLPALPANAEELRADNQRLDSDAVLSRTAQAGRYATGMVVGIALTAIGALAYLITAATWMAVSMAIVLSLVLLLRARVFHGLGQRLWLLGTGLAGLVAVAIALAAGAGTVAAAAVVMGLLWLAMLVVGLGLWLPSGRLSPFWGRAGEVVDVILLIALFPLALGVLEVYTWIRGLAG; translated from the coding sequence GTGACCTCGCTCGCCCATCCGCCCATGCAGCCCATGCCGCCGGTGCCCCCGGTCCCGCACGGCGCGCCGGGCCGGGCGCCGCTGGCGCCGCTGTGCCATGTCACGATCGTCGCCCCGCGCCGCCGGGTGGATCTGGCGCTGCCTGCCGACATCCCGCTGCCGCACGTGCTGCCGGGGTTGTTGCGCGCGGTCGGTGAGGCGAGCGGTGACGCGGCCGGCGCGCCCGGCTGGGTGCTCCAGCGGCTCGGTGGCCAGCCGTTCGATCTGGGACAGACGCTGTCCTCGCTCGGGGTGCTGGATGGGGAGCTCCTCTACCTACGGCCCCGCGAGTTCACGTTGCCGCCCGCCCTGTACGACGACGTGGCCGACGTCGTGGCCACCGGCGTGAAGCAGAGCACCGGCAAATGGGAATCCCGCCACACCAAGGCCATGGGCACGGGCGCGTCGGCCGTCCTGCTCGCGCTCGGCGCCCCCGCGCTGGTCCTGTCCGGCAGCGCGCCGCTGGGCGTGACCGTGGTCGCGGGCATGCTCGCGCTGCTGCTGCTCGGCGTCAGCGCCGCGCTGTCCAGGGCGGTCGGCGACTCGTCCGCCGGCGCCCTCATCGGATACGCCGCCCTCCCGTACGCCTTCCTGGCCGGCCTGTACGGCCTGGTCAGCGGCTCCACCCTGGCCGGGATCGGCGCCCCGCACCTGCTGGCCGCGCTCACCTGCACCGCACTGGTCGCCACGGTCGGAGGCACCCTGGTCGCGGACGGTGTGGCGGGATTCCTGGGCACGGCCATCGCGACGGTGGCAGGCGCGGTGGCCGCGGCCGTGGTCATGGTGTTCGGTGTGCCCGCAGTGGGCGTCGCCGCCATGACGGTCACGATCCTGATCTCGCTCAGCCCGCTGATCCCGTCCCTGTCGTTCCGGATCGCCCGGGTGCCGCTGCCCGCCCTGCCCGCCAACGCCGAAGAGTTGCGTGCCGACAACCAGCGGCTGGACAGCGACGCCGTGCTCAGCCGGACCGCACAGGCCGGCCGGTACGCCACCGGCATGGTCGTCGGCATCGCGCTGACCGCCATCGGGGCGCTGGCGTACCTGATCACCGCCGCCACCTGGATGGCGGTCTCGATGGCCATCGTGCTCTCTTTGGTGCTGCTGCTGCGTGCCCGCGTCTTCCACGGGCTCGGTCAGCGGCTCTGGCTGCTGGGCACGGGGCTCGCCGGTCTGGTGGCGGTGGCGATCGCGCTGGCCGCGGGCGCCGGCACGGTGGCGGCCGCGGCCGTGGTGATGGGGCTGCTCTGGCTGGCCATGCTGGTCGTCGGGCTCGGGCTGTGGTTGCCGTCCGGGCGGCTCTCGCCGTTCTGGGGGCGTGCGGGCGAGGTCGTGGACGTCATCCTGCTCATCGCGCTCTTCCCGCTGGCGCTCGGCGTGCTCGAGGTCTACACCTGGATCCGGGGCCTGGCCGGCTAA
- a CDS encoding WXG100 family type VII secretion target, which produces MPAEDIFDITKVNYAGLDKGEEAFATALNGMIDTLEQLEQKLLAQSAIWQGQTKTVFDQERQLWNREANDMSQFVSLLKQNINITNMNMQQVERINSQIFDGR; this is translated from the coding sequence ATGCCCGCGGAAGACATCTTCGACATCACAAAGGTCAACTACGCCGGTCTGGACAAGGGCGAGGAAGCCTTCGCCACCGCGCTCAACGGGATGATCGACACTTTGGAGCAGCTGGAGCAGAAGCTGCTGGCCCAGAGCGCGATCTGGCAGGGCCAGACCAAGACCGTCTTCGATCAGGAACGACAGCTCTGGAACCGCGAGGCCAACGACATGTCGCAGTTCGTCAGCCTGTTGAAGCAGAACATCAACATCACGAACATGAACATGCAGCAGGTAGAGAGGATCAACTCGCAGATCTTCGACGGCAGGTAG
- a CDS encoding WXG100 family type VII secretion target: MADHWEPIRVYEVGVTAPDCDTTKQQIVAWLEATDPDRIESAGQSYLQAAKLIRDEGGVQDAIMTAANGLSRAWRGEDATKALKALRLLYASAGALADAMHDTGRPMTDYAREVRTTREKVAAPANSAPLLSNDRLFTNGGNYGAYGGSGLGTGQTAPPLITGNGSLPNTPLLPPAAQVDAQARKDLEDLNVKIASLNSQLAEGLAFQMPDITPLEVDLQKQDKLDPGSGSRTSTGTTTYWNGGGTDGGGPGSGAGSGSGGGTGGGDTGNGPESGEDTPQDPDRTDPEQGRDDPSTDPQDPSTPEQPGGPGEQQQPPGQNQGQDGADQQQDVPPVIGADNKDQTQLADAGNPTTTTPPGTTTNPYQTTTPNGTIIPTTQPPASTPNPYASAQPGAATWYGTNGTAPAATPAVLRGGTATPGSGFMTYPPGVGMGAAAGNEGDERTREIYDPEPGVWSVPHEAGPEKIG; this comes from the coding sequence ATGGCCGATCACTGGGAGCCGATCAGGGTCTATGAGGTCGGCGTCACCGCACCCGACTGCGACACCACCAAGCAGCAGATCGTCGCTTGGCTGGAGGCCACCGATCCGGACCGGATCGAGTCCGCCGGCCAGAGCTACCTGCAGGCGGCCAAGCTGATCCGGGACGAGGGCGGCGTCCAGGACGCCATCATGACCGCCGCCAACGGGTTGTCGCGCGCATGGCGGGGCGAGGACGCCACCAAGGCGCTGAAGGCGCTGCGGCTGCTGTACGCCAGCGCGGGCGCGCTCGCCGACGCCATGCACGACACCGGCCGGCCGATGACCGACTACGCCAGAGAGGTCAGGACCACCCGCGAGAAGGTGGCCGCCCCGGCGAACAGCGCCCCCCTGCTGTCCAACGACAGGCTCTTCACCAACGGCGGCAACTACGGCGCCTACGGCGGCTCGGGCCTTGGAACCGGCCAGACCGCGCCGCCGCTGATCACCGGCAACGGCAGCCTGCCGAACACCCCGTTGCTGCCGCCGGCGGCCCAGGTGGACGCGCAGGCGAGGAAGGACCTGGAGGACCTCAACGTCAAGATCGCCAGTCTGAACAGCCAGCTGGCCGAGGGCCTCGCCTTCCAGATGCCCGACATCACCCCTCTCGAGGTGGACCTGCAGAAGCAGGACAAGCTCGACCCCGGCAGCGGGTCCAGGACGTCCACGGGCACGACCACGTACTGGAACGGCGGCGGCACGGACGGCGGCGGTCCAGGATCAGGTGCCGGTTCGGGATCAGGCGGCGGCACCGGTGGGGGCGACACCGGAAACGGTCCGGAGAGCGGCGAGGACACGCCGCAGGACCCCGACCGGACGGATCCCGAGCAGGGCCGGGACGACCCGTCCACGGACCCGCAGGATCCTTCCACCCCGGAGCAGCCCGGCGGCCCCGGCGAGCAACAACAGCCTCCCGGCCAGAACCAGGGCCAGGACGGCGCCGACCAGCAGCAGGACGTTCCCCCGGTCATCGGCGCCGACAACAAGGACCAGACCCAGCTCGCGGACGCCGGGAACCCGACCACCACGACGCCGCCCGGCACGACCACGAACCCGTACCAGACGACCACGCCGAACGGGACGATCATCCCGACCACCCAGCCCCCGGCGAGCACCCCCAACCCGTACGCGTCCGCTCAGCCGGGCGCGGCCACGTGGTACGGCACGAACGGCACGGCTCCGGCGGCCACCCCGGCCGTGCTCAGGGGCGGGACGGCCACTCCAGGCTCGGGCTTCATGACCTACCCCCCGGGGGTGGGCATGGGCGCGGCGGCCGGCAACGAGGGAGACGAGCGCACCCGCGAGATCTACGACCCGGAGCCCGGCGTCTGGTCCGTCCCCCATGAGGCAGGCCCGGAGAAGATCGGCTGA
- a CDS encoding WXG100 family type VII secretion target, protein MGAEPQTQVSEADLKAAVIAIEDAATRLRTIQRNLDTAGVELKHNWVGQSEYAFDAVHRKWHERMDKVLESLQRLAQAITTSNTNYTEFNRERTEAMNQIAAMISGQFNSRI, encoded by the coding sequence ATGGGGGCCGAACCGCAGACTCAAGTAAGTGAAGCCGATCTCAAGGCCGCCGTCATCGCCATTGAGGACGCGGCCACACGCCTGCGCACGATCCAGCGGAACCTCGACACCGCCGGCGTGGAGCTCAAGCACAACTGGGTCGGCCAGTCGGAGTATGCCTTCGACGCCGTGCACAGGAAGTGGCACGAGCGGATGGACAAGGTCCTCGAAAGCCTGCAGCGCCTGGCGCAGGCCATCACCACGAGCAACACGAACTACACGGAGTTCAACAGAGAGCGGACTGAGGCGATGAACCAGATCGCCGCGATGATCAGCGGCCAGTTCAACTCCCGCATCTAG
- a CDS encoding YbaB/EbfC family nucleoid-associated protein encodes MRMIEREFGALDFDRILKNADEQMSRVAELRTSMTELVGQAEDEDGLVTVEFSGGGLKELVLHPKAMRLTSGELAERIKLTVAEAAADLRRQMGEAMEEAFGEDNPMRFGTDSDAAMEQVRQAQAAYNRTFEDLMGQLDRIRQRMEG; translated from the coding sequence ATGCGGATGATCGAGCGGGAGTTCGGCGCGCTGGATTTCGACAGGATCCTGAAGAACGCCGACGAGCAGATGTCACGCGTGGCCGAGTTGCGGACCTCCATGACCGAGCTGGTCGGCCAGGCCGAGGACGAGGACGGCCTCGTCACCGTGGAGTTCTCCGGCGGCGGGCTCAAGGAGCTGGTCCTCCACCCGAAGGCCATGCGCCTGACCTCGGGCGAGCTCGCCGAGCGCATCAAGCTCACCGTCGCCGAGGCCGCCGCGGACCTGCGGCGGCAGATGGGAGAGGCGATGGAGGAGGCCTTCGGCGAGGACAACCCGATGCGCTTCGGCACCGACTCCGACGCCGCCATGGAACAGGTACGCCAGGCGCAGGCCGCCTACAACCGGACCTTCGAGGATCTGATGGGGCAGCTCGACCGGATCCGCCAGCGCATGGAGGGCTGA